The nucleotide sequence CGTAAACCGCGAACGAACCGGTCACCGGCTCCAAAAACAGCATTTCCCCCATCGACCGCATGATGAAGAACACAAAAATGCCTGCCACGATATAAGCCAGCAGCACCGATGGCCCGGCCCATTTCAGGGCGCTGGCCGCCCCCATGAACAACCCCACGCCAATGGTGCCGCCCAGCGCGATTAGTTCGATATGCCGCGCTTCCAGCCCACGGTGGAGCTTGTCCTGTTTTTCTGTATTTGCCATATAACCTCTGTCTTCAATGGTTCCTTTTTACGCCGGCATCAAAAGCGTTATTGTTTTATACCCGTCATGTTTCACATGGGTATACCGGCTCTCTCCCGGCAAAGCATTACCGCACCCCGACCGGAAAAACGGCCGAGAAGATACCGCAATGCAAACCGGATTCCTACCTTTCCTGTACCTGAACATGATGAAATAAACAGCGCGGACAGACCTTGATCACAACGATAAAGCCGGGAAAAAGCGGGAGGACAGGCAAAAAAAACCAGTTCGACGTGGTGACGAACTGGATTTACAGCTTGCCGCTGAAATGCCAGGCCAGGTAGCGCAACAGTTTGAACTGGCGGCGAAAACGGCTGGGCTGCGTCAACAGGCGATACAACCATTCCACCCCGTAACGCTGCCACGCCAGAGGGGCGCGCTTCACCTGCCCGGTAAACACATCGTAGGTGCCGCCCACGCCCATGTAGAGCGCGCGGGGATACCACTGGCGACAATCGCGCATCAACAATTCCTGCCGGGGCGACCCCAGCGCCACCGTCACCAGCTGCGCGCCGCTGTCGCACACGCGTTCCAATACCGCCTGACGCTGTTCCGGCGCGAAGTAACCGTCCTGCGTTCCCACAATGTTGACCTGCCACTGCTCGCGCAGCTTGCGCTCGGTTTCCGCCAGTACCGCGGGTTTGCCGCCGAGCAGAAACACCGGCGTGCCCATCTGTCCGGCGCGCTGCATCAACGCTTCCCACAAGTCAGCGCCGGCGATACGCTCCACCTGCGCGCCCGGATACTTGCGGCGAATAGAACACACCACGCTGATACCGTCGGCATAGTTGCAGTTCCCCTGCTGCAGCATCAGTTCACGCAGCGTCGCATCGCGGTCGGCGGCCATCACCTTTTCGGCATTGACGGCAATCAGCGTTCCCGCCTGCGGCGAGCCGCCCGCAAACAGCGCCGACACGCACTGCTCCATATCCCGAAAACCCTGCACCGGGATGCCGCGAATACGGTACTGCGGAATAGGGTACTGCGGTTGTGCATCATTCATTCCGTTTCTCCTTGAGATGGCGCGCGGGCGGCGACCGCGCCGGCGCGCCACAGCAGCCAGTACAGCAGTTTTGCCGCCAGCAGACAGGCAGCAAAAATCAGACAGAAAAACACCACCCGCGAGACAAACGCGTCCAGCCCTTCACGCACCAGCACGATCAGGTTAAAAACCGCACCGAAGCAGAACGCCTGCAACACAGCGGACAGATAGCGGTTTTCCGCCTGCCGCCCGTAGCGGTAAAGGCCATCAAACCCCTTGATGAGCAACCCGACCGCGACCGCACCTACCGGAATCAGCAGCGGCCCGCCCATGATCAGCAGCGAACCGAGCAAGGTCGGCGATATCGCCAGCCCGGCATGATAATTCAGCACTTCCCAGGTGAAATAGTTGGCGCTGTTAAGCACCAGCGCCGGTCGCTCCGGCCACAGCCAGGCGGGAATAAAGACATAAAAATCCCGCACGATGGGCGCCAGCCCCTGTAGCCTTATCTGGTCGAGATGTTGCCATAGCATGGCCAGATTTTCCCACGGCGAGAAGGTATCCCGCGTCAGGTACAAAAAGGTGTAGAACGCCTCTTCACCCTTGACGTCCAGACCGTAACGCTTAAGCGCCAGCCAGAACATCGCCACGATGCCGGCAGCGCCTGCCGCTGCCAGCATCCACCAGACAATCCAGCCGCGCTGCAAGCCAATAAACAGAAACAGGGCGAAGGCGATGATGATATTGGCGCGGGTACCGCCCACCAGCAGGTAGGTCAGCCCGCCAAACGCGACGGTCGTCAGCAAGAAAATCAGCCAGGCGCGCCGGGTCTGGTGCAGGAAATACCACATCAGCATGGCGGGAATAAAGAAATAGAAGAAGCGCTTCAGGGCGACGCCGGCGACGTCGCGAGAGAAAATCTGGCTGTAGGAACTGAGTTTGAACAGCAGCAGCCCGTTGTTGGCAAAGAACACCGCCGCGGTCGCCAGCGCCACCAGCGCCAGCAACCCGCCGGTGAGAAGCGCTTCCATCCGCGTCATGGTCAACGGCAATGGGCGCGATACCGGCGGCGCGGGCCGCAGCCGGGTTTTATAACTGACATAATAAATAACGTAAAACGCCGTGGCGGACAGCAGCGCCAGCAGCAGGTTCAGCGGCGAGGCCGTCTCCACCCCGAAGCGAAATGTCAGTAAGGCGGTCAACGGAAAACCGAAATAGAACGTCAGCAGATACAACAAGGAAAACAGCACATTGAAGTTGAAACGCCAGCGGCGGAACTCACGCCCACTCAGCCACAGCACCACGCCGCCGCCGCCCAACCAGACCAGCCATAACCCGAAAAACGCCCACTCAGTCATCGCCGTCTCCCGCCGCCAGTGACAACGCCTGCCGCCACCCTTGTTCATAACCGGGGCTGAAGAACGCAATCTGCCGGGTATCGGTCTGCGCCAGTTGCTGGCGCGCGTCACGCACCATCGCCTCGTTCAGCGCCTCTTCACCCAGCAGCACCGGCAGGCGCTGCTCCGCCAAATCCTGCCGGAACGGGTTATGACGGCTGATAACAAACGGCACGCCCAGTTGAATCAACAAACACAAAGTACCAATCCCCTGTTGACGGTGAAACAGGAAGTAGCCGAGATCGCAGATGCGCAACAACGCCAGATAGTCGTCAAACGCCAGGGATTCGCGCAGGACCCGGCAGCGTTCAGCGCCGAACAACGCCAGCCCGTGCTGCGCCACTTGCTCAACATAGGCATGGTTGCCAGCCGGGTAACCCATCGGCACGATCACCCGCACCTGCGCGCCAAACTGGCGATGAATGGCGTCAAGCGCCGCCAGATGGCGGTTGCTGCGATCGCCGGAGTTGCCGACCAGAAGAGTCAGCGGTGTGCCCGGCGCGTTTTTATGTGGGCTCGCCGCGTGCGGGCTCATGCGACTGGGGAAATAGAGCAGCGACGCGGCCGCAGCCGGATAACGCCGGCGGAAATAATCGATATCGCCGCGGGTGGCGAACACCTGTGCGACCCGCCGCTGCGCCAGCCGTCGCAGGCGGTAAAACCAGCGCCAGCGCCAGCCGCGGGCTTCCTCATACAGATCGGCCCCCCAGATGTGCCAGTAAGCCTGCGTTGTGCGGATACCACCACACAGCAACGCCAGCCACAGCCAGGGGTTAAACTGGCCGTGAAAAAAGAAACGGACCGACCGATCCTCACGCGCCTGCGCCGCCACCGCCCACGCCAGCGCTTTCTGGTCGGCGAAACGCGCTATCTGCAACGCCGGATAAGCCTGCCCGGAGAGTTCAGCCGCCGAAACCACCATGAACCGCCGAACCTGATGCGGCGGCAGCGTCGGCGCCAGCGTATCGTTAAAGAAACGCAGCACCGTCTGGTTATGGTGGGGAATATCCGCCCCCAGGACGTGAATCAGTGTGGTCATGCTCGCCTGCAGTACAGAATGAAAACGCCGCAACACAGCAGAAAATAGACCGCATAGGTTGCCAGATACGCCTGCGGCGCGCCCAGCGCGCCATGCAATGGAATCAACCAGCGGGCAAATCCGGTCAGCAGCAGGAACTGGCCGAGTTCAGCCAGCAGATAGAACCGCAGCGAGGCTCTGGCGACCACCAGATAACCAAAAACGTAAGCACCCACTTTCAATACATCGCCTGCCAGTTGCCATGCAAACAGGTCACGCATGGCCGAAAACGCACTGGAAAACAGTAAGCGGATCGCCACATCGCGCAACAGCCAGATAGCCACGCCCACGGCCGCCGCCGCCGGCAACACAAACCGCAACGCGCTGAGAATCTCATGCCGGGCCGCGCGTTTATCCTGCAAGCGCGCCAACGCAGGCAGCAAATAAACCGGGAATGATGCGGTAATGAATTGCAGCCAGGCATCGGAAATGGTGGTGACCCCCTGCCACAGCCCCACCTCCTGCCAGGTGTAATGGGCCGCCAGTTGGTTTCGCATCATCACGTAACCCACCGGCAGCGTCACGGCGGTGATCAACGTCATCAGGCTGAAGCAGGTTAACTGACCGGCCAGCGGCCATGACCAATCAGGTGTGAGCGCTCGCAAACCTAACGGCGTTCGCCGGAACAGCAGCGCCAGTGCGGGCACGCACACCAGCGCCGGCATCAGCGCCAATCCCACCAGCGCGCCGGTATACGCCCCAAGCCAAACGCTGACGCCATACGCCACGGCTCCCAGCAGGCTGCCGGCCATGACGGCCAGCGCGTTGCCCCGCGCATCCTGATAACCTTTCAGGATCGCCAGCAGCAGGCTGGCGCCCGCGATGCCCAGTTGCAGCCAGGCCAGCGCACGGATTGCAGGTTGGTAGGCGTCATCGCCGAACAGCAGGCGCGACAGCGGCGCAGCCAGCAGCCACAACGCCAGCATCAGCAACAGCGAGCAGCCCATCGACAGCGATACCGCCGTCCCCAGCAACGGACCGGGGCGGTTGGCATCGGGCGGCGCGGCGGCCACCGCACGGGTTACGCCGTTGGCGATACCGGCGCCGGCCATCGCGCCCAGCACGGTGATCAACTGGCGGTAGTTACCGGCCAGCCCGACGCCTTCCGGGCCGTACGTCACCGCCAGCAGTTTGATCACCGCCAGCCCCACACCGATTTTGACCAGCGTGGAAGCAGCCGTCCATAACGAGGAGCGCGCCAGCGACATCAGGAAAAGAAACTCAGCGCCGAATTGATGACGGTACGCTGGTCAAGGTCAGACAGGTTGTAGAACAACGGCAGACGCACCAAGCGCTCGCTTTCCCGCGTGGTGTGACGGTCTTCGCCGACAAAACGGCCAAATTGCCGGCCGGCCGGGCTGGAATGCAAAGGAATGTAGTGGAACACCGTCAGGATCTCCGCTTCTTTCATATGACTGATAAACGCCGAGCGCTCCGCTTCATCCCGCAGGCGCAGGAAAAACAGGTGGCCGTTGTGGCGGCAGTCCGCCGGTATCACCGGCAACGTCGCCCGGCCTGCCGCCGCCAGCGGCGCAAACGCGTGCGCATAGCGTTGCCATAATGTCAGGCGCCGGTCATGAATGCGCGGCGCCGCTTCCAGTTGCCCCCACAGGTAAGCGGCCTGAATATCCGCCATCAAATAACTGGAGCCGATGTCGCGCCAGGTGTACTTATCCGCCTGTCCGCGGAAGAACTGGCTGCGGTTGGTGCCTTTCTCGCGGATAATCTCGGCCCGCGCCGCCAGCTCGGGGTCGTTGATCAACGTAGCGCCGCCTTCGCCGCCCGCGGTGTAATTTTTGGTTTCGTGGAAACTGAAGCAACCGATATGACCGATGGCGCCCAGCGGCCGCTCCTGATAGCGCGACATCATCCCCTGCGCCGCATCTTCCACCACAAACAGCCCGTATTGCTGCGCCAGCGCCATCACAGCATTCATGTCGCAGCCCACGCCGGCGTAATGCACCACCACAATGGCACGGGTCTGCTTCGTAATTGCGGCTTCGATGCGGTTTTCGTCAAGATTGAGGGTATCCGGCCGGATGTCGACAAACACGATGGTAGCGCCACGCAGCACGAAGGCGTTGGCGGTGGAGACAAAGGTGTAGCTCGGCATGATCACTTCGTCGCCGGGCTGGATGTTCAACAGTAGCGCCGCCATTTCCAGCGACGCGGTGCAGGAAGGCGTCAGCAATACTTTGCCACTGCCCGAATAATGCTCCAGCCACTGCTCACAGCGGCGGGTAAACGCGCCATCGCCGCTGAGCTTGCCGCTGCGCATCGCCGCCTGCATATACTCCAGTTCTGATCCCACCACCGGCGGCGAGTTAAAAGGAATCATGTCGTCACCTGCGGAACCATCATCGGTAGAACCATTATCGATAAAAACATTATTGATAAAAACATTATCGATAAAACCAGTAGGCCGTGCTCTCCACCCGTGCGCCGCTGCGCAGGTAGAGCCGTAATGCCGCCAGATTGCTGGTCTGGGTCGCCACCATCAGCCGGCGAATACCGCGCTGCTGACACCAGACCCGCGCCACCTGCATCAGCCGCTGACCAATCCCTTGCCCGGTCATGCCCGGCCAGGCAGACAACACGCCGATACGCGCGGTGCTGGGCGATGTCTGGCGCAACGTCACGAACCCCTGCAACGGCAAGCCCTGCCCCCCCATCACCAGACAAGCGTCGTCAAAGCTGCCATGCACCGCTTTTTCCACCCAACGCGCATAGAAACGGCCACAATCGTCCGGACGATACCACGGCGCCCGAAACCGGCTCAGCACAAAACTTTTTTCCGCCGCCACACGCAACGCCGGAATATCGCCCGTCTCGGCCTCCCGCACGCCAACGGCGAACATGGCCCGGGCGACCGGCACAACCGGCATGCTGAAATCCACCTCGCCTTCCGCCAACCGAAACCCCAACGCCGACAGCGCATCCGCCGTCGCCAAATCGCTGGCCGCCAGCTTGGCCTGGCATAACTCATAGCGATCCAGATCGGCGGTGGTTAACAGCGGCGCAGTCTCCTGAAAACTCAACCGCCCGCAAATACGCTGAAAAAAATCGCTTTCCCAGACCAGAGGTTCAATCTCAGCACAAACAGGCATAGGTCACTCCGGTTAACGCAGAATCCACAGCCGTCACCACGCCGCCTTCACCGCCAGACGCCTTTGGTGTCCACCACCCAACGTTGCGCCACCTGCTCAGGGGCAATCGCCCTGAACTGCCGGTGATCCACCAGCAACACCAGGATATCCGCTTCACTCAACGCCCGATCCATCTCCACCAGCGCGGCTTTTTCCTGCAAACCGGGCGGTAACTGCCGGATATGAGGCTCGACCACCCAGGTCGTCCCGGCATGCCATGCGGCAATCTGCCCGGCGATCGCCAGCGCCGGACTCTCGCGAAGATCTTCCACATCGGGCTTGAACGCCAGCCCCAGACAGGCGATGCGTAAATCGCAGGCCCGTTTATTGCCCTGCGCCAGCGCCTCCGCCACCATAATTTTCACCTGCTCCACCACCCAGCGAGGCTTGGCGTCATTCACCTCGCGGGCGGTGCGAATCAGACGCGCCTGCTGCGGGTGCTGCGCTACGATAAACCAGGGATCGACCGCGATGCAGTGACCGCCCACGCCCGGCCCCGGTTGTAAAATATTGACGCGCGGATGGCGATTAGCCAGACGAATCAGCGCCCACACATCAATCTGCTGTTCGGCGCAAATCAACGACAGCTCATTGGCGAACGCGATATTTACGTCCCGAAAGCTGTTTTCCGTCAGCTTGCACATTTCAGCGGTGCGCGAGTCCGTCATCGTACAGTCGCCCTCAAGAAGGAAGAGGCGATACAACTCGCTTGCCCGCGCCGAGCAACGCGGCGTCATCCCGCCAATCACCCGCTCATGGCTGAGCAGTTCTTCCATGATGCGGCCGGGCAACACCCGTTCCGGGCAATAGGCAATGCGGATATCCGACGCCTCGCCGGCCTGCTGGGGAAAGCTCAGGTCCGGCCGTACTTGCGCCAACCAGCCCGCCATCCGCTCGGTGGTACCGACCGGCGAGGTCGACTCCAGAATGATCAGGTCCCCCGGTTTCAGCACCGGCGCCAGCGACAGGGCAGCGGCCTCCACAAACGACACATCAGGCTGATGGTCCGCTTTTAACGGGGTCGGCACCGCAATAAGAAAGGCCTGCGCCGATACCGGCTGGCTGCCGGCCTGTAAATATCCTTGCGCCACCACCGCCTGCACCGCCTGCGCCAGGCCCGGCTCCGCAATATGAGTATGGCCCCGGTTGATGCTCTCCACCACGTGCGGGTTCACATCCACACCAAAAACAGGCAGTTGCCGCGAGGCCAACAGCGTAGCGGTCGGCAGGCCGATATACCCCAGGCCCAACACACAAATGCGATTAAAACTCATGCGGTTACCCGGTGTTGTTTCAAAACGGAGAGAATTCGCTGGCTGGCCAACCCGTCGCCATAAGGGTTATGCGCATAGCTCATCGCCTGATAAGCGGCGGCGTCCGCCAGCAGTTGGGAGACTTCACGGATAATCGTCGCGGTGTCGGTGCCCACCAGCCGCACGGTGCCGGCGGCCAGCGCTTCCGGCCTTTCGGTCGTCTCCCGCATCACCAGCACCGGTTTTCCGAGCGAAGGCGCTTCTTCCTGAATCCCCCCCGAGTCCGTCAGGATCAGCCAGGCGCGGTTCATCAGGTAGACGAAGGGCAAATAGTCCTGCGGCGTTATCAGAAACACGTTATCAATGCCGCTGAGAATACGTTGAACCGGCTCCAGTACGTTGGGGTTGCGGTGTACCGGATAAACCATCTGAATATCCGGATGATGACGGGCGACCGCCGCCAGCGCGTGACAAATGCGCTCCATCCCTTCGCCAAAGCTTTCCCGCCGATGGCTGGTGACCAGAATCATTTTTCGCTCCGGTTCCAGAAAGGCGTACTTTTCCTGCAACTGGTCACGCAGTACCGCATCGCGGGCGATCAGATCCCGCACCCAGAATAAGGCGTCAATCACCGAATTGCCCGTCACCCAAATACGGGACGGAGGGACCTGCTCCCGCCGCAGGTTCTGCCGCGCAGTGATCGTCGGTGCGAAATGATAGGTCGCCAGACGGCCGGTCAGCATACGATTAGCCTCTTCCGGCCAGGGAGACGTCAGATTACCGGTGCGCAAGCCGGCCTCGACATGCGCAACCGGAATAC is from Dickeya dianthicola NCPPB 453 and encodes:
- the wecG gene encoding lipopolysaccharide N-acetylmannosaminouronosyltransferase, whose protein sequence is MNDAQPQYPIPQYRIRGIPVQGFRDMEQCVSALFAGGSPQAGTLIAVNAEKVMAADRDATLRELMLQQGNCNYADGISVVCSIRRKYPGAQVERIAGADLWEALMQRAGQMGTPVFLLGGKPAVLAETERKLREQWQVNIVGTQDGYFAPEQRQAVLERVCDSGAQLVTVALGSPRQELLMRDCRQWYPRALYMGVGGTYDVFTGQVKRAPLAWQRYGVEWLYRLLTQPSRFRRQFKLLRYLAWHFSGKL
- the wzyE gene encoding ECA oligosaccharide polymerase — its product is MTEWAFFGLWLVWLGGGGVVLWLSGREFRRWRFNFNVLFSLLYLLTFYFGFPLTALLTFRFGVETASPLNLLLALLSATAFYVIYYVSYKTRLRPAPPVSRPLPLTMTRMEALLTGGLLALVALATAAVFFANNGLLLFKLSSYSQIFSRDVAGVALKRFFYFFIPAMLMWYFLHQTRRAWLIFLLTTVAFGGLTYLLVGGTRANIIIAFALFLFIGLQRGWIVWWMLAAAGAAGIVAMFWLALKRYGLDVKGEEAFYTFLYLTRDTFSPWENLAMLWQHLDQIRLQGLAPIVRDFYVFIPAWLWPERPALVLNSANYFTWEVLNYHAGLAISPTLLGSLLIMGGPLLIPVGAVAVGLLIKGFDGLYRYGRQAENRYLSAVLQAFCFGAVFNLIVLVREGLDAFVSRVVFFCLIFAACLLAAKLLYWLLWRAGAVAARAPSQGETE
- a CDS encoding TDP-N-acetylfucosamine:lipid II N-acetylfucosaminyltransferase, whose product is MTTLIHVLGADIPHHNQTVLRFFNDTLAPTLPPHQVRRFMVVSAAELSGQAYPALQIARFADQKALAWAVAAQAREDRSVRFFFHGQFNPWLWLALLCGGIRTTQAYWHIWGADLYEEARGWRWRWFYRLRRLAQRRVAQVFATRGDIDYFRRRYPAAAASLLYFPSRMSPHAASPHKNAPGTPLTLLVGNSGDRSNRHLAALDAIHRQFGAQVRVIVPMGYPAGNHAYVEQVAQHGLALFGAERCRVLRESLAFDDYLALLRICDLGYFLFHRQQGIGTLCLLIQLGVPFVISRHNPFRQDLAEQRLPVLLGEEALNEAMVRDARQQLAQTDTRQIAFFSPGYEQGWRQALSLAAGDGDD
- the wzxE gene encoding lipid III flippase WzxE is translated as MSLARSSLWTAASTLVKIGVGLAVIKLLAVTYGPEGVGLAGNYRQLITVLGAMAGAGIANGVTRAVAAAPPDANRPGPLLGTAVSLSMGCSLLLMLALWLLAAPLSRLLFGDDAYQPAIRALAWLQLGIAGASLLLAILKGYQDARGNALAVMAGSLLGAVAYGVSVWLGAYTGALVGLALMPALVCVPALALLFRRTPLGLRALTPDWSWPLAGQLTCFSLMTLITAVTLPVGYVMMRNQLAAHYTWQEVGLWQGVTTISDAWLQFITASFPVYLLPALARLQDKRAARHEILSALRFVLPAAAAVGVAIWLLRDVAIRLLFSSAFSAMRDLFAWQLAGDVLKVGAYVFGYLVVARASLRFYLLAELGQFLLLTGFARWLIPLHGALGAPQAYLATYAVYFLLCCGVFILYCRRA
- the rffA gene encoding dTDP-4-amino-4,6-dideoxygalactose transaminase, yielding MIPFNSPPVVGSELEYMQAAMRSGKLSGDGAFTRRCEQWLEHYSGSGKVLLTPSCTASLEMAALLLNIQPGDEVIMPSYTFVSTANAFVLRGATIVFVDIRPDTLNLDENRIEAAITKQTRAIVVVHYAGVGCDMNAVMALAQQYGLFVVEDAAQGMMSRYQERPLGAIGHIGCFSFHETKNYTAGGEGGATLINDPELAARAEIIREKGTNRSQFFRGQADKYTWRDIGSSYLMADIQAAYLWGQLEAAPRIHDRRLTLWQRYAHAFAPLAAAGRATLPVIPADCRHNGHLFFLRLRDEAERSAFISHMKEAEILTVFHYIPLHSSPAGRQFGRFVGEDRHTTRESERLVRLPLFYNLSDLDQRTVINSALSFFS
- the rffC gene encoding dTDP-4-amino-4,6-dideoxy-D-galactose acyltransferase, encoding MPVCAEIEPLVWESDFFQRICGRLSFQETAPLLTTADLDRYELCQAKLAASDLATADALSALGFRLAEGEVDFSMPVVPVARAMFAVGVREAETGDIPALRVAAEKSFVLSRFRAPWYRPDDCGRFYARWVEKAVHGSFDDACLVMGGQGLPLQGFVTLRQTSPSTARIGVLSAWPGMTGQGIGQRLMQVARVWCQQRGIRRLMVATQTSNLAALRLYLRSGARVESTAYWFYR
- the wecC gene encoding UDP-N-acetyl-D-mannosamine dehydrogenase; amino-acid sequence: MSFNRICVLGLGYIGLPTATLLASRQLPVFGVDVNPHVVESINRGHTHIAEPGLAQAVQAVVAQGYLQAGSQPVSAQAFLIAVPTPLKADHQPDVSFVEAAALSLAPVLKPGDLIILESTSPVGTTERMAGWLAQVRPDLSFPQQAGEASDIRIAYCPERVLPGRIMEELLSHERVIGGMTPRCSARASELYRLFLLEGDCTMTDSRTAEMCKLTENSFRDVNIAFANELSLICAEQQIDVWALIRLANRHPRVNILQPGPGVGGHCIAVDPWFIVAQHPQQARLIRTAREVNDAKPRWVVEQVKIMVAEALAQGNKRACDLRIACLGLAFKPDVEDLRESPALAIAGQIAAWHAGTTWVVEPHIRQLPPGLQEKAALVEMDRALSEADILVLLVDHRQFRAIAPEQVAQRWVVDTKGVWR
- the wecB gene encoding non-hydrolyzing UDP-N-acetylglucosamine 2-epimerase, which translates into the protein MKVLTVFGTRPEAIKMAPVIRAMAQDAFFESKVCVTAQHRDMLDQVLRLFEIVPDYDLNVMQPDQGLVEISARILSGLGPVLTRFQPDLMLVHGDTTTTLMTSLAAFYHRIPVAHVEAGLRTGNLTSPWPEEANRMLTGRLATYHFAPTITARQNLRREQVPPSRIWVTGNSVIDALFWVRDLIARDAVLRDQLQEKYAFLEPERKMILVTSHRRESFGEGMERICHALAAVARHHPDIQMVYPVHRNPNVLEPVQRILSGIDNVFLITPQDYLPFVYLMNRAWLILTDSGGIQEEAPSLGKPVLVMRETTERPEALAAGTVRLVGTDTATIIREVSQLLADAAAYQAMSYAHNPYGDGLASQRILSVLKQHRVTA